Proteins from one Myxococcales bacterium genomic window:
- a CDS encoding DUF503 domain-containing protein: MFVGVARVVLQIPGARSLKDRRQVVKSFKERARARLPVSISEVGELDRHQVATLGASVVARDSAYCTTIISQLVELAGTLPDAVLADVRTEIVSFGDGGDAITGGIESGALGSRSAPAGDFSELAEKWGKG, encoded by the coding sequence ATGTTCGTAGGCGTCGCGCGAGTGGTGTTGCAGATCCCCGGCGCGCGGTCGCTCAAGGACCGGCGTCAGGTGGTGAAGAGCTTCAAGGAACGAGCGCGAGCGCGCCTGCCGGTCAGCATCTCCGAGGTGGGTGAGCTCGACCGGCATCAAGTCGCAACCCTGGGAGCGAGTGTCGTGGCGCGGGATTCAGCCTACTGCACGACCATCATTTCGCAGCTGGTCGAGCTGGCCGGGACGCTGCCCGATGCCGTGTTGGCCGACGTCCGCACGGAAATCGTCAGCTTCGGAGACGGCGGAGACGCGATCACTGGTGGCATCGAGTCGGGCGCTCTGGGGTCGCGCTCGGCGCCGGCGGGGGACTTCAGCGAGCTCGCAGAGAAGTGGGGCAAAGGATGA
- the rbfA gene encoding 30S ribosome-binding factor RbfA gives MSRDGRRADRVAGLLRRHLTDLLRELGDERLATIVVTDVAVTDDLSVATLSVRALAELADEKAQRGLLKALSQASGRLRRGLAPRLELRKLPELRFRYDLGHDNVRRVDELLHEIAKEGPAVEPESKD, from the coding sequence ATGAGTCGGGACGGACGCCGTGCGGATCGGGTTGCGGGCCTGCTACGTCGCCACCTGACGGACTTGCTCCGAGAGCTCGGCGACGAGCGGCTCGCTACGATCGTCGTGACGGACGTGGCGGTGACCGACGACCTCTCGGTGGCAACCCTCTCCGTTCGGGCGCTAGCCGAACTGGCGGACGAAAAAGCGCAGCGCGGCCTGTTGAAAGCGCTCTCCCAGGCGTCGGGCCGTCTGCGGCGGGGCCTGGCGCCGCGCCTCGAGCTGCGGAAGCTCCCGGAGCTTCGATTCAGATACGATCTGGGTCACGACAACGTGCGTCGCGTCGACGAGCTGCTCCACGAGATCGCGAAGGAAGGTCCCGCGGTCGAGCCCGAGTCGAAGGACTGA